A segment of the Candidatus Neomarinimicrobiota bacterium genome:
CGACGTGGCCCCTTCCTACGGCGAGGCGGAGCAGCACCTGCGGCCATGGCTTGCTGCACACCGAGAACACTTTTTCTTGAACTGCAAGACCCTTGAGCGCACTCAAGACGGTGCCGCCGCCGAGCTGCGTCGCTCACTGGAACGCATGGGGGTGGAGGTCATCGATCTCTACCAGTTCCACGCCGTGAATGTCATGGCGGAGCTGGACAAGGTGACTGCCCCCGGCGGCGCACTGGAGGCGGTGATCGCGGCCCGGCGGGACGGGCTTATAAGGTTTATCGGTATCACCGGTCACGGCCTGGCGGCACCGCAGGTGATGAGCGAAGCTCTCCGGCGCTTCGATTTTGACGCCATCATGTTCCCCCTTAACTTCATCCTATATTCCGACCCACAGTACCGGGCAGAGGCCGAAAACCTGCTCGAGATTTGTAATGATCACGGCGTGGCCGTGCAGGTTATCAAGGCCGTGGCAAGGCAATCCTGGGACGATGATCCCCTGTCCCATCCTACTTGGTATCGACCTTTCGATAATCCCGAGATTATCCAGCGGGCGGTGATCTTCGTACTGTCACAGGATATCACCGCCCTGGCAACTCCCAGTGACCTACACCTTTTGCCATTGGTGCTGGAGGCGTGCGAGCACTACCGACCAATGCCGAATGAAGAGCAGGAAGCGCTGATCATTGAGGGGAGGGAGTACGAGCAGATTTTCACCCTCCAGGGGCGAGAGAGGCTGGACTAGTTCGGATGCTGGCTTCTGGATGCTGAGGGCTGACCGCTATGAGTTAGCAGCCCCTAGCCAGCTGTAGGTGTACCTTCCTGATTCGGGGGCCGTCGAACTCGGCGAAGAAGATCCCCTGCCAGGTGCCCAGTACCAGATCGCCATTATCAACAATTACCTGCACGGAAGCACCGATGATAGAAGACTTGATATGGGCGGCGGCATTGCCCTCGAGGTGACGGTAGCGGTCCTCAAAGGGGATGACCTTGTTCAGCTCCATGGTCAGGTCACGGATCACGTCGGGGTCGGCATGTTCGTTGATGGTGATGGCGGCGGTGGTGTGGGGTACGTAGAGGGTCAGCACCCCAGAGGTAACGTCCTGCTGCTTGAGCCACTGGCGCACCGGGCCGGTGATCTCCACGAATTCCACCCGGCTGGTTGTTCGTACGGAAATTGTTTCCATAATTACAAGCTACAAATTCCTGGTTTCCAGTTTCGAATTGTTAGTTGTCCGTAGTCCTTGATGCGAAGTTCATAACAAGCCCCAAGCCCCCAGCCCCAAGATTCACGTCTTCCGCTCTTTCTTGCGGGCGGCGGGGAAGAGAATGTTGTTGAGGATCAGGCGGTAGCCTGGCGAGTTGGGATGGAGGGCCAGGTTGGTGGGTGGATCGCCCACGAAGTGCTGATAATCCTCCGGGTCGTGGCCGCCCAGGAAGGTGAAGGTGCCCTTGCCCAGGTTACCGTGGATGTAGCGCACCTCCTCGGTCCCTTCCCGTTCTCCCAGGATGACTACGCTTTTCTTCAGGGTGCTCCGCCGGAAGTTGGTGGTCTGGCCCATGAAGCCCTTGATAACGCCCACGTGATCCTGGGTGAGCATGGTGGGCACGGGGTCATACTTGGCGGCGAACTCGAAAAGGGTGAAGTAGTCGTTCTCAGCGGAGCGTGCGAGAGGTTGGTGACTCGGTGGTATGTCAATGGTGGAATATTCGTAGATTGCAGGATCGGTGTAGAGCTGATAGTTCTCGAAGGCAACCCCCCTGGAAAAGTCCAACTTGGCATTGGCATTGGGATCTGCGGGAGTGTCGTCGAAGGGGATGCCCGCAATATCCACCTCCTGGGCAGCCAGGGCGATGTCCCAGCTGTCAGTGGCCGAGCACATGGCAAACAGGAACCCGCCGCGTACCACATATTCTTTGATGGCCCAGGCCACCGTTTTTTTCAAGGCGGGTACGTCAGGAAAGCCCAGTCTCCGGGCCAACGCATTATATTCCCGT
Coding sequences within it:
- a CDS encoding aldo/keto reductase; translation: MEKRSFGETGHESTVAVFGAGALGRVTQPEADAALELLLTYGVNHIDVAPSYGEAEQHLRPWLAAHREHFFLNCKTLERTQDGAAAELRRSLERMGVEVIDLYQFHAVNVMAELDKVTAPGGALEAVIAARRDGLIRFIGITGHGLAAPQVMSEALRRFDFDAIMFPLNFILYSDPQYRAEAENLLEICNDHGVAVQVIKAVARQSWDDDPLSHPTWYRPFDNPEIIQRAVIFVLSQDITALATPSDLHLLPLVLEACEHYRPMPNEEQEALIIEGREYEQIFTLQGRERLD
- a CDS encoding secondary thiamine-phosphate synthase enzyme YjbQ; this encodes MMETISVRTTSRVEFVEITGPVRQWLKQQDVTSGVLTLYVPHTTAAITINEHADPDVIRDLTMELNKVIPFEDRYRHLEGNAAAHIKSSIIGASVQVIVDNGDLVLGTWQGIFFAEFDGPRIRKVHLQLARGC
- a CDS encoding asparagine synthetase B — protein: MFRSVTLVFILCLNLLWPQKLLIPMDAVQRDHLKAYGVTFWTLKRDVNVEWLLNYRGGAFLTDALPEIQRECQVRGVTTESVDAAQLGQIYATIENNNMDVILLEKAPRIAVYTPPNKQPWDDAVTLALTYAEVSYATVYDEEVLSGALSKYDWIHLHHEDFTGQHGKFWRSYANAPWYRQQEREYNALARRLGFPDVPALKKTVAWAIKEYVVRGGFLFAMCSATDSWDIALAAQEVDIAGIPFDDTPADPNANAKLDFSRGVAFENYQLYTDPAIYEYSTIDIPPSHQPLARSAENDYFTLFEFAAKYDPVPTMLTQDHVGVIKGFMGQTTNFRRSTLKKSVVILGEREGTEEVRYIHGNLGKGTFTFLGGHDPEDYQHFVGDPPTNLALHPNSPGYRLILNNILFPAARKKERKT